A single Carnobacterium inhibens subsp. inhibens DSM 13024 DNA region contains:
- the rph gene encoding ribonuclease PH: MRADGRKNDENRLVTIETNYLKHPEGSVLVSFGDTKVICNATIETKVPRFLKGMGSGWVHAEYSMLPRATDTRNIREAAKGKLSGRTMEIQRLIARSLRSSIDLEALGERSITVDCDVIQADGGTRTASITGAFVALKLAIQKLLDNGELALSPIKENVAAISVGILKDGQAVLDLNYLEDSSAEVDMNLVMTSGGQFVEIQGTGEEATFSPEQLSVMLEHGKKGINELIQVQEDAFNQAISLKKEAVMIQPAIPKNEIVIATNNAGKAKEFEALFAKKGIKVNTLRDFPEIPEVEETGVTFEENALLKAETIARTLNMIVLADDSGLKVDVLDGAPGVFSARYAGEYKSDAANNAKLLHELTNVPKEERTAQFHCTLALALPGKKSLVVEGEVDGLILSIPKGDNGFGYDPLFYVESKDKTMAELSQEEKNTISHRAVALENLEEVWDEWINR; this comes from the coding sequence ATGCGCGCAGATGGCAGAAAAAATGACGAAAACCGTTTAGTAACAATAGAAACTAATTATTTGAAACACCCAGAAGGATCAGTATTGGTTTCCTTTGGTGACACAAAAGTAATTTGCAATGCAACAATCGAAACAAAAGTTCCACGTTTTTTAAAAGGAATGGGAAGCGGATGGGTCCATGCGGAATATAGTATGTTACCAAGAGCTACCGATACGCGCAATATCCGTGAAGCAGCCAAAGGAAAATTAAGTGGTCGAACAATGGAGATTCAACGATTAATTGCTCGCTCATTACGTTCAAGTATTGATTTAGAAGCCTTAGGAGAACGCTCAATTACTGTAGATTGTGATGTCATTCAAGCAGATGGCGGAACACGTACTGCAAGTATTACAGGAGCATTTGTAGCTCTAAAATTAGCCATTCAAAAGTTATTAGACAATGGTGAGCTAGCATTGAGTCCAATAAAAGAAAATGTAGCAGCTATCAGTGTAGGAATATTGAAAGATGGACAAGCTGTATTAGATTTGAATTACCTTGAAGATAGTTCAGCTGAGGTAGATATGAACTTAGTGATGACTTCTGGTGGTCAATTTGTTGAGATCCAAGGAACTGGGGAAGAAGCTACTTTTTCTCCTGAACAACTTTCAGTAATGCTGGAACATGGAAAAAAAGGAATCAATGAATTGATACAAGTACAAGAGGATGCTTTTAATCAAGCTATTTCTTTGAAAAAAGAAGCTGTAATGATTCAACCAGCGATTCCTAAAAATGAAATTGTTATTGCGACAAATAATGCTGGTAAAGCCAAAGAATTTGAAGCCTTATTTGCCAAAAAAGGAATAAAAGTAAACACCTTACGTGACTTCCCTGAGATTCCTGAAGTTGAAGAAACGGGAGTAACTTTTGAGGAAAATGCATTACTAAAAGCGGAAACAATAGCTCGAACTCTTAATATGATTGTATTGGCTGATGACTCAGGATTAAAAGTAGATGTATTAGATGGAGCACCGGGTGTTTTTTCTGCTCGTTATGCAGGAGAATACAAAAGTGATGCTGCGAATAATGCCAAATTGTTACATGAATTAACTAATGTACCCAAAGAAGAACGTACAGCCCAATTTCATTGTACGTTAGCACTTGCATTGCCAGGTAAAAAAAGCCTAGTTGTGGAAGGCGAAGTGGACGGATTGATTTTATCTATTCCTAAAGGCGACAATGGTTTTGGCTATGACCCATTATTTTATGTTGAAAGCAAAGACAAAACAATGGCTGAGTTATCTCAAGAAGAAAAAAATACAATCAGCCATCGTGCAGTAGCATTAGAAAATTTAGAAGAAGTTTGGGACGAATGGATAAATCGTTAG